One Silene latifolia isolate original U9 population chromosome 4, ASM4854445v1, whole genome shotgun sequence DNA segment encodes these proteins:
- the LOC141653086 gene encoding tryptophan aminotransferase-related protein 2-like: MGKGLEGWSVKHLLMVSVALNVWLVLKLKECNFGTEKIFHGFCADEKQLKDVAFSSSSMIVADDTYSNYDQVDADLDRVINLDHGDPTMYERYWQKAGNKNTVVIPGWQSMSYFSDVSNLCWFLEPTFAKEVVRLHDVVGNAVTEGRHIVVGTGSTQLFQAALYALSLDQTSFPVSVVSATPYYSFYRQVIEYLKSGLYKWAGDTAYFNEDGPYIELITSPNNPDGFMRQPIVNRSGGMLIHDFAYYWPQYIPITAPADHDIMLFTVSKTTGHAGMRIGWALVKDQQIAKRMTKFIELSSIGVSKDSQLRAAKLLQAVSDSSEDACDFKEREDFFEISYHLIADRWKQLREAVNQSKMFSTPEFPFAFCKYSNRTFRTQPAFAWLKCEGEVEDCESFLRKHKILTRGGKHFGMSPQYVRISMLDRESNFNLFIKRLSTMHP; encoded by the exons ATGGGGAAGGGTTTGGAGGGATGGTCAGTGAAGCATTTATTAATGGTGTCAGTAGCTTTGAATGTATGGTTAGTGTTAAAGTTAAAAGAATGCAATTTTGGAACAGAGAAAATCTTTCATGGATTTTGTGCAGATGAAAAACAATTAAAAGATGTGGCTTTTTCTTCATCATCAATGATTGTTGCAGATGATACTTATTCAAATTATGATCAAGTTGATGCTGATTTGGATAGAGTTATTAACCTTGATCA TGGCGATCCGACAATGTACGAGAGGTATTGGCAGAAGGCAGGAAACAAGAACACAGTTGTGATCCCAGGATGGCAATCTATGAGTTATTTTTCTGATGTTAGCAACCTTTGCTGGTTTCTGGAACCGACATTTGCAAAGGAGGTTGTAAGATTGCACGATGTTGTCGGGAACGCTGTCACGGAGGGACGACATATTGTTGTTGGAACTGGCTCGACACAGCTGTTCCAGGCTGCTCTCTATGCGCTCTCGCTGGATCAAACTTCTTTTCCTGTAAGCGTGGTGTCTGCTACTCCGTACTATTCG TTTTACCGCCAGGTGATTGAGTATCTGAAGTCCGGGCTCTACAAATGGGCTGGTGATACTGCCTATTTCAACGAAGATGGTCCTTATATTGAGCTAATTACTTCCCCCAACAACCCGGATGGTTTCATGAGACAACCTATTGTCAACCGAAGTGGAGGGATGTTAATTCATGACTTTGCCTACTATTGGCCACAATATATTCCGATTACTGCCCCTGCTGACCATGACATTATGCTGTTCACCGTCTCTAAAACCACTGGCCATGCTGGAATGCGCATTGG TTGGGCTCTCGTGAAGGATCAGCAAATCGCTAAAAGAATGACGAAATTCATCGAGCTAAGTAGCATTGGAGTGTCTAAAGATTCACAGCTCCGAGCAGCAAAGCTTTTGCAGGCTGTCTCGGATAGCAGTGAGGATGCTTGCGACTTTAAAGAGAGAGAAGACTTTTTCGAGATCAGTTATCATCTTATTGCAGATAGATGGAAACAGTTAAGGGAAGCAGTCAACCAAAGCAAGATGTTCAGTACCCCTGAGTTCCCTTTTGCTTTCTGCAAGTACTCAAATCGAACTTTTAGGACTCAACCAG CCTTTGCATGGTTAAAGTGTGAAGGGGAGGTGGAGGATTGTGAAAGCTTCCTTCGAAAACACAAAATTCTTACAAGAGGCGGGAAGCATTTCGGGATGAGCCCTCAATATGTGAGGATAAGCATGCTAGACAGGGAGTCAAATTTTAATCTTTTCATAAAGAGGCTATCGACAATGCATCCATAA
- the LOC141652104 gene encoding AP-1 complex subunit mu-2-like isoform X1, with translation MAGAASALFLLDVKGRVLLWRDFRGDVTSLEAERFFTKLVETEEDVISRGPVVYEKGVTYMFVQHNNLYLLMASRQNCNAASLLLFLHRIIKVFKHYFEEFEEESLRDNFVVVYELLDEMMDFGYPQYTEANILSEFIKTDAYRMEAIQRPPMAVTNAVSWRSEGLKYKRNEVFLDVIESVNILVNSNGQLIRSDVIGALKMKTCLSGMPECKLGLNDRLLLEAQGQTTRGKAIDMEDIKFHQCVRLARFENDRTISFIPPDGSFDLMTYRLTSQVKPLIWVEAQVERYSRSRVEIMIKARSQFKERSYATNVEIDLPVPPDATNPKIRTSMGSATYTPENDSILWKIKSFPGNKEYMLRAEFRLPSVSADDGAPERKAPVRVRFEIPYFTISGIQVKYLKIIEKSGYQSLPWVRYITMAGEYEIRLF, from the exons ATGGCGGGCGCGGCATCCGCCCTGTTTTTGCTAGACGTCAAAGGGAGGGTCCTTCTTTGGCGCGATTTCCGAGGCGATGTCACGTCTCTCGAGGCCGAACGCTTCTTTACCAAACTCGTCGAAACAGAG GAAGATGTGATATCAAGGGGACCTGTAGTATATGAGAAAGGAGTGACATACATGTTTGTACAGCATAATAATCTTTACTTGCTAATGGCATCGCGTCAAAACTGCAATGCTGCTAGCCTGTTGCTCTTTCTTCATCgtattatcaag GTTTTCAAGCATTATTTTGAAGAATTCGAAGAAGAATCTCTGAGAGACAATTTTGTAGTAGTG TACGAGCTATTAGATGAAATGATGGACTTTGGTTACCCTCAATACACAGAAGCGAATATTCTGAGTGAATTCATTAAAACTGATGCTTATAGGATGGAAGCTATACAGCGGCCGCCCATGGCTGTAACAAATGCTGTGTCTTGGCGCAGTGAAGGATTAAAATACAAAAGAAATGAG GTGTTTTTGGATGTCATAGAAAGTGTTAACATTTTAGTAAACAGCAACGGACAGCTAATTCGATCAGATGTTATAGGTGCATTGAAAATGAAAACATGTTTGAG TGGTATGCCCGAATGTAAACTTGGCCTGAATGATAGACTTCTTCTGGAGGCTCAAGGTCAAACGACAAGAGGCAAGGCCATTGATATGGAAGACATCAAATTTCATCA GTGCGTGCGTTTGGCCCGTTTTGAGAATGACAGAACAATATCTTTCATTCCTCCTGATGGGTCTTTTGATTTGATGACATACAGACTTACTTCTCAG GTGAAACCACTTATTTGGGTCGAAGCTCAAGTCGAAAGGTATTCAAGAAGTCGAGTAGAGATAATGATAAAGGCAAGGAGCCAGTTTAAGGAAAGAAG CTATGCCACCAATGTCGAGATTGATTTGCCTGTCCCACCTGATGCTACTAATCCTAAGATCCGAACGTCAATGGGGTCTGCAACTTATACTCCTGAGAATGATTCAATTCTATGGAAAATCAAGTCTTTCCCAGGGAACAAG GAGTATATGTTGAGAGCAGAATTCAGACTGCCAAGTGTGAGTGCCGATGATGGAGCTCCCGAGAGAAAAGCACCTGTTCGAGTAAGATTTGAGATACCTTACTTCACCATCTCCGGAATTCAG GTTAAGTATCTGAAGATCATCGAGAAAAGTGGATACCAATCTCTTCCGTGGGTTAGATACATAACAATGGCTGGCGAATACGAGATACGGCTGTTTTGA
- the LOC141652104 gene encoding AP-1 complex subunit mu-2-like isoform X2 yields the protein MAGAASALFLLDVKGRVLLWRDFRGDVTSLEAERFFTKLVETEVDVISRGPVVYEKGVTYMFVQHNNLYLLMASRQNCNAASLLLFLHRIIKVFKHYFEEFEEESLRDNFVVVYELLDEMMDFGYPQYTEANILSEFIKTDAYRMEAIQRPPMAVTNAVSWRSEGLKYKRNEVFLDVIESVNILVNSNGQLIRSDVIGALKMKTCLSGMPECKLGLNDRLLLEAQGQTTRGKAIDMEDIKFHQCVRLARFENDRTISFIPPDGSFDLMTYRLTSQVKPLIWVEAQVERYSRSRVEIMIKARSQFKERSYATNVEIDLPVPPDATNPKIRTSMGSATYTPENDSILWKIKSFPGNKEYMLRAEFRLPSVSADDGAPERKAPVRVRFEIPYFTISGIQVKYLKIIEKSGYQSLPWVRYITMAGEYEIRLF from the exons ATGGCGGGCGCGGCATCCGCCCTGTTTTTGCTAGACGTCAAAGGGAGGGTCCTTCTTTGGCGCGATTTCCGAGGCGATGTCACGTCTCTCGAGGCCGAACGCTTCTTTACCAAACTCGTCGAAACAGAGGTTG ATGTGATATCAAGGGGACCTGTAGTATATGAGAAAGGAGTGACATACATGTTTGTACAGCATAATAATCTTTACTTGCTAATGGCATCGCGTCAAAACTGCAATGCTGCTAGCCTGTTGCTCTTTCTTCATCgtattatcaag GTTTTCAAGCATTATTTTGAAGAATTCGAAGAAGAATCTCTGAGAGACAATTTTGTAGTAGTG TACGAGCTATTAGATGAAATGATGGACTTTGGTTACCCTCAATACACAGAAGCGAATATTCTGAGTGAATTCATTAAAACTGATGCTTATAGGATGGAAGCTATACAGCGGCCGCCCATGGCTGTAACAAATGCTGTGTCTTGGCGCAGTGAAGGATTAAAATACAAAAGAAATGAG GTGTTTTTGGATGTCATAGAAAGTGTTAACATTTTAGTAAACAGCAACGGACAGCTAATTCGATCAGATGTTATAGGTGCATTGAAAATGAAAACATGTTTGAG TGGTATGCCCGAATGTAAACTTGGCCTGAATGATAGACTTCTTCTGGAGGCTCAAGGTCAAACGACAAGAGGCAAGGCCATTGATATGGAAGACATCAAATTTCATCA GTGCGTGCGTTTGGCCCGTTTTGAGAATGACAGAACAATATCTTTCATTCCTCCTGATGGGTCTTTTGATTTGATGACATACAGACTTACTTCTCAG GTGAAACCACTTATTTGGGTCGAAGCTCAAGTCGAAAGGTATTCAAGAAGTCGAGTAGAGATAATGATAAAGGCAAGGAGCCAGTTTAAGGAAAGAAG CTATGCCACCAATGTCGAGATTGATTTGCCTGTCCCACCTGATGCTACTAATCCTAAGATCCGAACGTCAATGGGGTCTGCAACTTATACTCCTGAGAATGATTCAATTCTATGGAAAATCAAGTCTTTCCCAGGGAACAAG GAGTATATGTTGAGAGCAGAATTCAGACTGCCAAGTGTGAGTGCCGATGATGGAGCTCCCGAGAGAAAAGCACCTGTTCGAGTAAGATTTGAGATACCTTACTTCACCATCTCCGGAATTCAG GTTAAGTATCTGAAGATCATCGAGAAAAGTGGATACCAATCTCTTCCGTGGGTTAGATACATAACAATGGCTGGCGAATACGAGATACGGCTGTTTTGA